The window GGGCGCGGTAGAGCGCTTCGTCGATCTCGCCGTCCCCGGCGAACGGGGTGACGGGGAACGACAGCAGCCCGTCCTTGAGGGCGACGGCGAGCTCCTGGGGTGCGTACGTGGCCACGGTGGCCCCTCCTGTGACGACGGCGATGGTCCGGCCGCCAACCTAAGAACCTCCGACGATGCCTGTCCATGCCCGATGTTGCATCGGTTCATGCTCGGGAAGCATCAAGAGCCCCGCCCGGCTCAGTCGTGCACGGGGTGCAGGTAGCGCAGGAACTCGTGCAGCGCCGGGTTCTTGGAGGCGCGGTTCCAGATGGCGTGCAGCTCGACGACGCCGTGCGGCACGTCGCCCAGCTCCAGGAACGTCACGCCGGACAGGCCGAGCAGGCGGGCCGACTCGGGGACGAACGCGACGCCGCGCCCGGCGGCCACGAGCGAGCACATGGTCAGGATCTGGCTGACGACGTGCACGACCGCCGTGTGCTCGACGGCGACGTACCGCACCACCATGTCGTGGAAGTACCGGGCCTTGGTGGGGTGGTGCCCCACCACCGCCTGGTCGCGCAGGTCGGCGACGACGACCGGCCGGTCCAGCCGTGCCAGCGGGTGCCCGTCGGGCACGGCCAGCACGAGGTCCTCCGACAGCAGGAGCCGGGAGTCGAAGCTCTCCTGGTCGAACGGGGGCCGGCCCAGCGCCAGGTCGAGCTCGCCGCGGTGGATCGCCTCGATCTGCTCCATCGTGACGAGCTCCTGGAGGTCGAGGTCGACGTCGGGCATGAACTCGGCGATCTCCTGCACGAGCGTGCCCAGGAGGCTGAACCCGGAGGCGGCGGTGAAGCCGAGGCGCAGCACACCCGCCCGGCCTGCGGCGATCTTCCGGGCCAGCGCGGGCGCGGCGTCGGCGGCGGTCAGAAGGCGGCGGGCCTCCTCGAGGAACACCGCGCCCGCCGTCGTCAGCTCGACGTGGCGGTTGTCCCGTTCCAGCAGGGGCACGCCGACGGCGCGCTCCAGCTTCTGGACCTGGCGGCTGAGCGGTGGCTGGGTCATGTTGAGCCGTTCGGCGGCGCGTCCGAAGTGGAGCTCCTCCGCCACGGCCAGGAAGCAGCGGACCTGGTCGAGGGTGTACACGATGGCCTTTCCGGGAATTGATGCATTCCGAGAATCAAGCAATGCAGTATGAGGCTTAGACAGGCATCGTATGGCTTCCTAGGCTCAACGCAGTCCTGCTCCAAGATCTCGATCTGCGTCAGAATCTCTGCGTTTATCTCAATGAGGAGAGCCGTAATGACAACTCCCGCCCACCCATCCCCGCGCACCCGCGGGGCCGTCCTGGGTGCCACCGCTGCCTTCGCCGCCCTGACCCTTGCCGCGTGCGGCGGGAACGTGGGCGCCGGGGGAGACTCCGCCGGGGCCGACTTCCCGACCGGCCCCGTGACCATCACCGTGGGTCAGGACGCCGGTGGCTCCACCGACCTGATCGCCCGGGCCGTGGCCGAGGGCATGGCCGAGGACCTCGGGGTGGCCGTCCCGGTGGTCAACCGCGCCGGGGCCAACGGCGCGGTGGCCACGGAGGAGGTCGCGGGCCAGCCCGCCGACGGGTACGAGCTGGTGCTGCTCAACGCCTCCCTCATCACGATCACCCCGCTGGCCGTGTCCGACGACGAGGCAGTGGACCTGAGCAACCTCGACGTGCTCAAGGGCCTCTCGCAGGACGACTACGTGCTGATCGCCAGCGCGGAGTCCGGGTTCGAGAACCTGGCGGACCTCCAGGACGCGTCCGGCTCGATCAAGTACGGCACCACGGGCGTCGGCACGGGCTCCCAGCTCGCGCAGGCAGCGCTGTTCGCGCAGGCCGAGATCGACGGCACGGCGGTCCCGTTCGACTCCGGCTCGCCCGCGCTCACCGCCGTCGTCGGCGACCAGGTGCAGGTGGCAACCGTGCAGCTCGGCGAGGCAAAGCCGCAGATCGACGCCGGGGGCGTGGTGCCGCTGCTCGCGTTCTCCGCCGAGCGCAACCAGTACCTGCCGGACGTGCCGACCGCCGTCGAGGAGGGCTACGACGTGCCCGTCTCCCAGTACCGCGCGATCGCCGCCCCGCAGGGTCTGCCCGACGACGTCAAGGCGCGCCTCGTCGAGGCGATCGACGCGGCCATCGCCTCGGACACCTACACGGCGTTCAATCAGAACAACCTGCTCACGCCGCACGAGATCTCGGGCGAGGAGGTCACCACCCAATGGACCGACCTCGCCGAGCGGTACCGGGCACTTACCGAGGAGTACAACATCAGCCTCGCGGACGGCTGAGCGGGCGTGGAGAGCACAACGGTCGAGCCGGCCGACGAATGGACCGAAGACGTGCCGCCGCCCGCCGGCCCGGTCGCGAACCTCGCGGCCTGCCTGGTGACAGCGGCGGTCGGCGCGGCCGGCGCGGTGGTGGCGGTCTCCCTGGGCCTCGGCACGCCGACCCAACCGGGCGCCGGCCTGTGGCCGCTGGCGATCAGCGTCGCCGTGCTGGTGCTGTCGCTCGCGCAGGTGTTCCTCGGACGCCGGGGCGGGGACGGCGAGAAGTTCTCGCGCCACTCCTGGTTCTCCCTGGTCGGCCTCGTGACTCTCCTGGGGCTGGTGGCGCTGCTGCCCGTGATCGGCTTCGAGATCCCCGCGCTGCTGCTGAGCCTGATCTGGATGAAGTTCCTCGGCGGGGAGTCCTGGCGCTCGGCCGTCCTGTACTCGGTGCTCGTCGTCGGCGTGCTGTACGCGGTCTTCGTCGGGGCGCTCGGCACCAACGTCCCGCACCTCTTCTAAGGGCCCGCCCTCTTTCAAGCGAAAGGCGCACGTGGATTCACTGCAGAACGTCCTCGCCGGCTTCGCCGTCGTGCTGGAACCGACGAACCTCCTGTACTGCCTCATCGGGGTGGTCATCGGCATGCTGATCGGCGTGCTGCCGGGCCTGGGCCCGGCCGCGACCATCGCCATCCTGCTGCCGCTGACCTACGGCGTGGAGCCCGTCACGGCGATCATCATGCTCGCCGGGATCTTCTACGGCGCCCAGTACGGCGGCACCATCACCTCCGTGCTGCTCCGCCTGCCCGGCGAGGCCAGCTCAGTGGTCACTGTCCTGGACGGGCACGCGCTCGCCCGGCAGGGCCGAGCCGGGACGGCGCTCGGCGTCGCCGCGATCGGCTCCTTCATCGGTGGCACCGTCGCGATCATCGGGCTGACCTTCCTCGCGCCGCTCGTGGCGGGCTTCGCCCTGGACTTCGGGCCGCCCGAGTATGCCGCCCTCGCGCTGCTGGGCATCCTCCTGGTCTCGACCATCGCGTCCGGGGCCAAGGTAAAGGCGCTGATCGCCGCCGCCATCGGGCTGCTGCTGGCCACGGTCGGGCGGGACATCTTCACCGGCACCGAACGCTTCACGTTCGACAACCTGAGCCTGGCCGACGGCATCGACTTCGTCCCCGTCGCCATGGGCCTGTTCGGTCTCGGCGAGATCCTCTACAACCTCGAGGACCGGCACCGCGCGGTGCACGCCCCGGGCAAGGTCGCCAACGTCTGGCCGTCGCGCACGGACCTCCGGGAGTCGTCCGGCGCCGTCGCCCGCGGGTCCGTGCTCGGGTTCTTCCTCGGCATCCTGCCCGGCGGCGGCGCGACCATCGCCTCCATGGCCGCCTACGCCGCCGAGAAGAAGCGTGCCAAGGACCCGAGCCGGTTCGGCAAGGGCGCCATCGAGGGCGTCGCGGGCCCGGAGACGGCGAACAACGCCGCCGCCACCAGCTCGTTCATCCCGCTGCTCACCCTCGGCATCCCCGCCAACGCCACCATGGCGCTCATGTTCGGCGCGCTCCTCATCCAGGGCATCACCCCCGGCCCGCAGCTGGTGACCGAGCACCCCGAGCTGTTCTGGGGCGTCGTCAACTCGATGTACATCGGCAACGTGCTGCTGCTGATCATGTCCATCCCGCTGGTCGGCGTGTTCGTCCGCATCCTGCGGGTGCGGTCCGCGATCCTCGCGCCGGTCACCGCGCTGATCACGATGATCGGCGCCTACACCATCAACAACTCCGTGTTCGACGTGCTCCTGGTCGTCGTCTTCGGCGCCGTCGGCTACCTGATGAAGAAGTTCGGCTTCGAGCCGGGCCCGCTCGTCCTGGCGTTTGTGCTCGGCTCCCTGCTGGAGTCCAGCCTGCGGCGCTCGCTGCTGATGTTCGACGGGTCCGCCGCCGGGTTCTTCACGCGGCCCATCTCCGCGACGCTGCTGGTCGTGTTCGTGGTGGTCGCCGTGCTGCCCCTGGTCCGGTCCGTCCGCAACCGGCGGGCGGCCCAGGTGCCAGCCCAGAACCGAGAGGAAGAGTCAGTATGAGCATCGTCGTCGGCTACGTGCCCACGCCCGCGGGGGAGGCCGCCGTGCGGGCGGCGATCACCGAGGCCCGGCTCCGGGACGAGGACCTGCTCGTCGTGAACTCGGCGCGCGAGGGTTCGGTGGTGGAGACCACCGTCGCGACGACGGAGGACCTCTCCCGGGTCCTCACCCTGGCGGACGACGCCGGGGTGCGCGCCGAGGTGGTGCGCGGCACGCACCGGGACGACTTCACCGACGAGATCCTCGACCTGGCCGAGAAGCACGACGTGTCGCTCATCGTGATCGGCCTGCGCCGCCGCAGCACGGTCGGGAAGTTCATCATGGGCTCGGTGGCGCAGCGCATCCTGCTGCAGGCGGACCACCCGGTGCTGGCGGTCAAGCCGCCGCGCTAGCTGGGGCGCTGCGAGGCGGGCGGGCCCGGGGAGACACGTGTACTGCGGGATGTGTTGCTCTGAGTCGACAACGTCTACTCAGAGCAACACATCTGAGCCGGTCTAACGGGGACACGAGGAACCGTGTAAGCGGAAGTTCGTCGGTTCATGGGGGCGGACGATGCCGACCACAGCAGGTGCTGTGCTCAACGTGGTTCGGTGGAGAGTGCTGCGCCCGACTCCTCGACGAGGCGGCGGCGGGAGGCTGCCAGGTGGACCCGCATCGCCGCTGCTGCTGCCAGTGGGTCCTGCGACTCCAGCGCAGCGAGCACCGCCCGGTGCTCCTGCACGACGGCGGTGAAGCGGCCGCCGTCGTCGAGGTCAGCGCCGCGCCGGTCGAGCCGGCCGCGCGGCATGGCGATCATCTGCGGTCCCAGCCGGTCCAGGGCCTCCAGCAGGAACCGGTTGCCCGCGGCCTCGGCGACAAGCCGGTGGAAGGCGAAGTCGTGCTGCATCGCGGTCGCCGGGTGGCCTTCCGACGACGCGAGCGCGTCCAGACGGTCGGCCAGCGCCGCGAGCTGGGCCGGCGTGCGTCGGGTAGCGGCGAGCGCGGCGGCCTCGGCCTCCAGCGCCAGGCGGTACTCGACCAAGGCGAGACGGTCGGCCAGCGAGCGGGCGAGCGGTGGGGCGCCGTCGGCGTCGTCGGCCGGGGGAGTGAGCGCGTAGCTGCCGCTGCCCCGCCGCGTGTGGACCAGGCCCTCCAGGTTGAGGCGCGCTATCGCCTCGCGGACGACGGTGCGGCTCACCCCGTGCTCGGTCGCCAGCTGCGGCTCGCTGGGCAGCTTCTCGCCGGGTGCGATGTCGCCGTTGACGATGCGGGTCCGCAGCGTCTCGACCAGGGTGCTGCTCAACGTAGGAGCCATGTCGCAATGCTTCCATCCATGAGAGGTTGCCGGGGGTCGACGGCGGGGTACAGGGTCAGGCGCCGAAGAGGGCGGTGTCCGTGGTCCAGACGCGCGCCTGGTCGCTGAGCGTGACCCCGAGGCCCGGTCGGTCCGGGATCAGCATGCGGCCGTCCTTCGTCTCCAGGCGTTCGTTGAACAGCGGGTCGAGCCAGTCGAAGTGCTCCACCCAGGGCTCGCGCGGATAGGTCGCGGCCAGGTGGAGGTGGATCTCCATGGCGAAGTGCGGCGCGAGGTCCAGCCCGGCCTGGTCGGCGAGCGTGAGCAGGCGCAGGAACTGCGTGATGCCGCCGATGCGCGGGGCGTCCGGCTGGATGATGTCGCACGCGCGGGTGGTGATCAGGCGCTCGTGCTCGGCCACCGAGGCGAGCATCTCGCCCGTGGCGATCGGGGTGTCGAGGGCGGTGGCGAGGGCGGCGTGGCCCTCGGCGTCGTACGCGTCCAGGGGCTCCTCGATCCAGACCAGGTCGAACTCCTCCAGGCGCCGGCCCATCCGCAGTGCGGTGGTGCGGTCCCACTGCTGGTTGGCGTCGACCATGAGCGGCACACCCGCGCCGATGTGCTCGCGGACGGCGGCCACCCGGGCGAGGTCGCGCGCGCCGTCGGGCAGGCCGACCTTGATCTTGATGCCGCCGATGCCCTCGGCGATCGACCGGCTTGCGCGCTCCTTGACCTCCTCGATGCTGGCGTTCAGGAAGCCGCCGGAGGTGTTGTAGGTGCGCACGGAGTCGCGGTGCGCGCCGAGCAGCTTGGCGAGCGGCAGGCCCGCGCGCTTGGCCTTGAGGTCGTACAGGGCGATGTCGATGGCGGCCAGCGCCTGGGTCGCCACACCCGAGCGGCCCACCGAGGCGCCCGCCCACAACAGCTTGGTGTAGAGCTTGGCGATGTCGTTCGGGTCCTCGCCGACGGCGGCCTGCGCCACCTCCTTCGCGTGCGCGTACTGGGCGGGGCCGCCGGCGCGCTTGGAGTAGGAGAAGCCGAGGCCCTCGAAGCCCTGCTCGGTGGTGATCTCCGCGAACAGGAAGACGACCTCGGTCATCGGCTTCTGGCGGCCGGTGAAGACCTTGGCATCGGAGATGGCGGTGGCCAGGGGGAGCGTGACAGACGAGAGCCGCACGGTCCGGATGGCGTCGGGCAAGTAGGTCATGGCGCTCCTTTGCGGCGGGGTGTGCGTCACTCATCATACAAATACATAACCTGTATGACTAATCTGTCTCTCGGCGAACGGAGGGTGGTCTTGGGGCACTGCTCTCAGGTGGCACCCTGGGCCCATGACCACCCATCTCGTCGTCGGCGCAGGTCCCGTCGGCACCGCCCTCGCGTCCCGGCTGTCCCAGGCCGGCCGCACCGTCCGCGTGGTGACTCGCTCCGGCGGCGGGCCCGCCCTGGGCCGCGTCCAGCGGATCGCGCTCGACGCGCTCGACTCCGTGGCGCTCGCGAACGCCGCCCGCGGCGTCGGCGTGATCTACAACTGCGCGAACCCCGGGCCGTACCCGACCTGGGAGCGCGGGTGGCCGCCACTGGCGAAGTCGGTGCTGTACGCGGCCGAGTCGTCGGGCGCGGTGCTCGTCACCCTCGGAAACCTCTACGGCTATGGCCCGGTCGACGGTCCGATGACCCGCGACCGGCCGCTGGCGCCGTCGAGCGCCGTCGGTGCGGTCCGGGCGCGGATGTGGCAGGAGGCGCTCGACGCGCACCGTGCCGGCCGGGTGCGCGTAACCGAGGCGCGAGCCTCCGACTACATCGGGCCGACCGTGACCGACGCGCACGGAGTGCTGCCGATGTACGCGGCCGCGACGCTCGCAGGCAAGCCGGCGTCGGTCATGGCTGACCCGGACCAGCCGCACACCTGGACGGCGGTCGACGACGTGGTCTCGACCCTCATCGCGCTCGGCGCCGACGACCGGGCCTGGGGCTCGCCCTGGATCGTGCCGTCCAACCCGCCCGTGACCGTCCGCGAGGTGCTGCGCGAGCTGGGCGCCCGGGCCGGGACCGGTGAGCCGCGCCTGCGGCGGGTGCCTCGCGTCGCACTGCGCGCGGGAGGCCTCGCGTCGCCCCTGGTCCGGGAGGCGCTGAGCGTGCTGTACCAGTTTGACCGGCCGTTCGTCGCGGACGCGACCGAGACGAGCAACGTACTCGGCGTCCACCCGACGCCGTGGGCCGACGTGCTGGAGGTCACCGCGAAGGCCTGGCACGCCCGGGTCGTGCCCATGAGCTAGGTGGCTGGTAGCATCGCCGTATGGCGATGACAGAGTCAAAGCACGATCATGCCGAGGGCGCCGACGGGATGACCGTGGCGGCGTGCCTGTTCCACGGGTTCTCGGACCCGTCGCGGCTGGCGATCCTGCGGCACCTGGCCCTGGGCGAGCACCGGGTCGTGGACCTGACCGGGCACCTCGGCCTCGCGCAGTCGACGGTCTCCAAGCACCTCGCCTGCCTGCGCGACTGCGGGCTGGTCGAGTCCCGGCCGCAGGGCCGGGCGTCCGTGTTCTCGCTGACGCACATGGAGGCGACGCTCGCGGTCCTGGAGTCTGCCGAGCGCCTCCTCGCGCTCACCGGTGACGCCGTCGCGCTGTGCCCGGAGCACAGCGCCGACCACGCGGCCGCGTCGCTCGCCCCGGCGGCATCGAGGGGGGCGGCATGACCGGCCACCAGCACGACCACGGCGCCCACGGGGCGGATGGCGCGCAGGGCAACCGGCTCCGCCTCGCCGTCGCGTTCGGGATCACGGCGGTGGTCTTCGTGGCCCAGGCCGTCGGGGCCTTGGTCACGGGCAGCCTCGCGCTCCTGGTCGACACCGCGCACATGCTCACCGACGTCGCCGGGCTCGCCATCGCGCTGTTCGCGGCGTCGCTCGCGCTCCGGCCGCCGTCACCCCGCCGGACCTGGGGGTTCCGGCGCGCCGAGATCCTGGCCGCGCTTGCCCAGGCCGCCGTGCTGCTTGCCGTGGGCGTCTACGCCCTGGTCGAGGGCGTGAGCCGTCTGGTCGGCCCGGCCGAGGCGCCCGGCCCGGGCCTCCTGGTGTTCGGCATCGTGGGCCTGACTGGCAACGTGGTGGCGCTGTTGGTGCTGGCTGGCGGCCGGTCGGCGTCGCTCAACCTGCGGGCCGCGTTCCTGGAGGTGGCGAACGACGCGCTCGGGTCGGTGGCGGTGATCGTGGCCGCCGTCGTGATCGCGACCACCGGCTGGCAGCGCGCCGACGCCGTCGCCGGGCTGGTCATCGCCGTGCTGATCCTGCCGCGGGCACTCGCGCTGCTGCGCGACTCGGTGAACGTGCTGCTGGAGTCCACGCCGTCCGGGATCGACCTCGACGAGGTCCGGGCGCGGCTGCTGGAGGTCGAGCACGTCGAGGCGGTCCACGACCTGCACGCGTCCCTGGTCGCCACCGGCCTGCCGACGATCAGCGCGCACGTCGTGGTGCGGGACGTCTGCTTCCGCAACGGGCAGGCGCCCCCGGTCCTGGACGCGCTGCAGAAGTGCGTGGCCACCCAGTTCGACGTGTCCGTCGAGCACTCGACCTTCCAGCTCGAGCCCGCCGAGCACGCCCGCCACGAGGCGGCGACGCACGCCTGACGCCAGGTCAGCCGGCCGGCGGGGAGGCCGGGCCGCAGATGCGCTCGACCAGGTCGCGCCAGCCCGCCTCGTAGCGGGTCGTGGGCCCGGGCCCACCCGACGCCGGCCCGCCCAACGCCGGCCCGTCGGATTCCGGCGCAGCGAAGAGCCGCAGCAGGAGCGGGCCGTCCAGCGCTGAGGCGAGCTGTCCGGCCAGGACGTCGAGGTCGGCGCCGGGCAGGTCGAGCTCACGCAGCAGGACCCGGATATGGATCTCCGACAGCGGCCGGCGCTTGCCGGCCGGCTGGCGGCCGTCGAACGTGGCGCGGGCCACGGCATGGTGCTCCGCGAGGAAGCGGATACGGGCCTGTCCGTAGGCCACGAGGCGGTCGACCGGCGGCGCTCCCGGCCCGAGTGGCGGCGGACCTGAGAGCACTTCCTGCTGGAGGGTGCGCTCGCTGTCGTCGAGCAGGGCCTGGAAGATCCCCGCCCTGGTCCCGAACCGGCGGAACACGGTGCCCTTGCCGAGCCCGGAATGCTCGGCAAGG is drawn from Promicromonospora sp. Populi and contains these coding sequences:
- a CDS encoding tripartite tricarboxylate transporter TctB family protein, encoding MESTTVEPADEWTEDVPPPAGPVANLAACLVTAAVGAAGAVVAVSLGLGTPTQPGAGLWPLAISVAVLVLSLAQVFLGRRGGDGEKFSRHSWFSLVGLVTLLGLVALLPVIGFEIPALLLSLIWMKFLGGESWRSAVLYSVLVVGVLYAVFVGALGTNVPHLF
- a CDS encoding NAD-dependent epimerase/dehydratase family protein gives rise to the protein MTTHLVVGAGPVGTALASRLSQAGRTVRVVTRSGGGPALGRVQRIALDALDSVALANAARGVGVIYNCANPGPYPTWERGWPPLAKSVLYAAESSGAVLVTLGNLYGYGPVDGPMTRDRPLAPSSAVGAVRARMWQEALDAHRAGRVRVTEARASDYIGPTVTDAHGVLPMYAAATLAGKPASVMADPDQPHTWTAVDDVVSTLIALGADDRAWGSPWIVPSNPPVTVREVLRELGARAGTGEPRLRRVPRVALRAGGLASPLVREALSVLYQFDRPFVADATETSNVLGVHPTPWADVLEVTAKAWHARVVPMS
- a CDS encoding tripartite tricarboxylate transporter permease translates to MDSLQNVLAGFAVVLEPTNLLYCLIGVVIGMLIGVLPGLGPAATIAILLPLTYGVEPVTAIIMLAGIFYGAQYGGTITSVLLRLPGEASSVVTVLDGHALARQGRAGTALGVAAIGSFIGGTVAIIGLTFLAPLVAGFALDFGPPEYAALALLGILLVSTIASGAKVKALIAAAIGLLLATVGRDIFTGTERFTFDNLSLADGIDFVPVAMGLFGLGEILYNLEDRHRAVHAPGKVANVWPSRTDLRESSGAVARGSVLGFFLGILPGGGATIASMAAYAAEKKRAKDPSRFGKGAIEGVAGPETANNAAATSSFIPLLTLGIPANATMALMFGALLIQGITPGPQLVTEHPELFWGVVNSMYIGNVLLLIMSIPLVGVFVRILRVRSAILAPVTALITMIGAYTINNSVFDVLLVVVFGAVGYLMKKFGFEPGPLVLAFVLGSLLESSLRRSLLMFDGSAAGFFTRPISATLLVVFVVVAVLPLVRSVRNRRAAQVPAQNREEESV
- a CDS encoding TetR/AcrR family transcriptional regulator; translated protein: MSTPMTWGTPQPERADAARNRQLLLASARELLAEVGADCLTMDRLAEHSGLGKGTVFRRFGTRAGIFQALLDDSERTLQQEVLSGPPPLGPGAPPVDRLVAYGQARIRFLAEHHAVARATFDGRQPAGKRRPLSEIHIRVLLRELDLPGADLDVLAGQLASALDGPLLLRLFAAPESDGPALGGPASGGPGPTTRYEAGWRDLVERICGPASPPAG
- a CDS encoding mandelate racemase/muconate lactonizing enzyme family protein, whose amino-acid sequence is MTYLPDAIRTVRLSSVTLPLATAISDAKVFTGRQKPMTEVVFLFAEITTEQGFEGLGFSYSKRAGGPAQYAHAKEVAQAAVGEDPNDIAKLYTKLLWAGASVGRSGVATQALAAIDIALYDLKAKRAGLPLAKLLGAHRDSVRTYNTSGGFLNASIEEVKERASRSIAEGIGGIKIKVGLPDGARDLARVAAVREHIGAGVPLMVDANQQWDRTTALRMGRRLEEFDLVWIEEPLDAYDAEGHAALATALDTPIATGEMLASVAEHERLITTRACDIIQPDAPRIGGITQFLRLLTLADQAGLDLAPHFAMEIHLHLAATYPREPWVEHFDWLDPLFNERLETKDGRMLIPDRPGLGVTLSDQARVWTTDTALFGA
- a CDS encoding ArsR/SmtB family transcription factor; amino-acid sequence: MAMTESKHDHAEGADGMTVAACLFHGFSDPSRLAILRHLALGEHRVVDLTGHLGLAQSTVSKHLACLRDCGLVESRPQGRASVFSLTHMEATLAVLESAERLLALTGDAVALCPEHSADHAAASLAPAASRGAA
- a CDS encoding FadR/GntR family transcriptional regulator — encoded protein: MAPTLSSTLVETLRTRIVNGDIAPGEKLPSEPQLATEHGVSRTVVREAIARLNLEGLVHTRRGSGSYALTPPADDADGAPPLARSLADRLALVEYRLALEAEAAALAATRRTPAQLAALADRLDALASSEGHPATAMQHDFAFHRLVAEAAGNRFLLEALDRLGPQMIAMPRGRLDRRGADLDDGGRFTAVVQEHRAVLAALESQDPLAAAAAMRVHLAASRRRLVEESGAALSTEPR
- a CDS encoding universal stress protein, which produces MSIVVGYVPTPAGEAAVRAAITEARLRDEDLLVVNSAREGSVVETTVATTEDLSRVLTLADDAGVRAEVVRGTHRDDFTDEILDLAEKHDVSLIVIGLRRRSTVGKFIMGSVAQRILLQADHPVLAVKPPR
- a CDS encoding LysR family transcriptional regulator, which produces MYTLDQVRCFLAVAEELHFGRAAERLNMTQPPLSRQVQKLERAVGVPLLERDNRHVELTTAGAVFLEEARRLLTAADAAPALARKIAAGRAGVLRLGFTAASGFSLLGTLVQEIAEFMPDVDLDLQELVTMEQIEAIHRGELDLALGRPPFDQESFDSRLLLSEDLVLAVPDGHPLARLDRPVVVADLRDQAVVGHHPTKARYFHDMVVRYVAVEHTAVVHVVSQILTMCSLVAAGRGVAFVPESARLLGLSGVTFLELGDVPHGVVELHAIWNRASKNPALHEFLRYLHPVHD
- a CDS encoding cation diffusion facilitator family transporter — protein: MTGHQHDHGAHGADGAQGNRLRLAVAFGITAVVFVAQAVGALVTGSLALLVDTAHMLTDVAGLAIALFAASLALRPPSPRRTWGFRRAEILAALAQAAVLLAVGVYALVEGVSRLVGPAEAPGPGLLVFGIVGLTGNVVALLVLAGGRSASLNLRAAFLEVANDALGSVAVIVAAVVIATTGWQRADAVAGLVIAVLILPRALALLRDSVNVLLESTPSGIDLDEVRARLLEVEHVEAVHDLHASLVATGLPTISAHVVVRDVCFRNGQAPPVLDALQKCVATQFDVSVEHSTFQLEPAEHARHEAATHA
- a CDS encoding Bug family tripartite tricarboxylate transporter substrate binding protein translates to MTTPAHPSPRTRGAVLGATAAFAALTLAACGGNVGAGGDSAGADFPTGPVTITVGQDAGGSTDLIARAVAEGMAEDLGVAVPVVNRAGANGAVATEEVAGQPADGYELVLLNASLITITPLAVSDDEAVDLSNLDVLKGLSQDDYVLIASAESGFENLADLQDASGSIKYGTTGVGTGSQLAQAALFAQAEIDGTAVPFDSGSPALTAVVGDQVQVATVQLGEAKPQIDAGGVVPLLAFSAERNQYLPDVPTAVEEGYDVPVSQYRAIAAPQGLPDDVKARLVEAIDAAIASDTYTAFNQNNLLTPHEISGEEVTTQWTDLAERYRALTEEYNISLADG